One region of Glycine max cultivar Williams 82 chromosome 9, Glycine_max_v4.0, whole genome shotgun sequence genomic DNA includes:
- the LOC100305802 gene encoding protein ELF4-LIKE 3-like isoform X1 gives MEGDTFNGAQIDAKIMQTFKKNFVQVQDIFDQNRLLINEINQNHESKVPDNLTRNVGLIRELNNNIRRVYDLYVDLSSSFTKSMEVTSEGDSSGGAVKSSDGKAGHKRHRPV, from the coding sequence ATGGAGGGTGACACATTCAATGGTGCTCAGATTGATGCCAAGATCATGCAGACATTTAAGAAGAACTTTGTTCAAGTTCAAGACATTTTTGATCAGAACAGGCTACTCATCAATGAGATAAACCAGAACCATGAGTCTAAGGTACCTGATAACCTCACCAGGAATGTGGGGCTAATTAGGGAGCTCAACAACAACATCAGAAGAGTTTATGACCTATATGTCGATCTTTCGAGTTCCTTTACCAAGTCGATGGAAGTTACTTCAGAGGGGGATTCAAGTGGTGGTGCTGTGAAATCATCAGATGGGAAAGCAGGCCACAAAAGACACAGGCCTGTGTAG